In Nostoc sp. GT001, a genomic segment contains:
- a CDS encoding putative baseplate assembly protein, with amino-acid sequence MNFDFLPKLPSSNLDDRAFDDLVQECIMRIPRYCPEWTDHNLSDPGITLIELFAWLTDQMLLRFNQVPRKNYVAFLELLGIRLQPPAPARTELTFYLSAALPEAYTIPAGLEASTIRTETTEAITFSTDSPLIIGKPRIQHFLTAQTTEDIPQSLRERVTTSWTRQSNGYWTGNEQPIFEEEPQPGNCFYLAINSDDPLDANVLEIIFQGAAATPAGINPNQPPRKWEAWDGENWQSVLLQESDDKTRGFSFYEIAQEGENPSQGAEVRLHLPQIWPVANFTSYRGRWLRCSFVSTESNETGYNRPPRIIGLAVRSIGGTVRASHSTLIQDERLGISDGTPGQSFQLQTAPILERREDEYILVTPAGGLPQKWTEVRDFADSGPHNFHYTIDSITGTIQFGPLIREPSQLKQQTQVRTRIQQPSLDDTSVQVLENNQSEHQYGAIPPRGAEIRMVSYRTGGGREGNVQTGAIQFLKSAYPYIASVVNRVPAINGADAESLEQAVMKAPRILRTRDRAVTAEDFEVLTQQAGAGAIARVRCLPANSRRQAGIVSLLVVPYANTDAIAQGNGMTPEDFALSNALQEQILSYLDERRLLGVQVELQEPNYVGVSVQTEIALEPAYNNPFASEEIRRNLRRSLYKYLNPLTGGIDGKGWPFGRPVYTSDIVALLQQTPGVRHLGPVLLFPIRKQGENWRRQPSPEQLIDPGSEGLICSWADTNLRSNHDIQIIRNS; translated from the coding sequence GTGAACTTTGATTTTTTACCGAAATTACCTTCTTCCAACTTAGACGATCGCGCCTTTGATGATTTGGTGCAAGAATGTATTATGCGTATTCCTCGCTACTGTCCAGAATGGACTGACCACAATCTCAGCGACCCAGGAATTACGCTCATTGAGTTATTTGCTTGGTTAACTGACCAAATGTTGCTCAGATTCAACCAAGTACCTCGAAAAAATTATGTCGCTTTTTTAGAATTACTAGGTATTCGTCTCCAGCCTCCCGCCCCAGCCCGCACAGAATTAACTTTTTATTTAAGTGCTGCACTACCTGAAGCCTACACGATTCCCGCAGGATTAGAAGCTTCAACTATCCGCACTGAAACTACAGAAGCGATAACTTTCAGCACAGATTCTCCTTTAATTATCGGCAAACCCCGCATCCAACATTTTTTAACTGCCCAAACTACCGAAGATATTCCCCAATCTCTGCGCGAAAGAGTCACAACTTCCTGGACTCGTCAATCTAACGGTTACTGGACAGGTAATGAACAACCGATTTTTGAAGAGGAACCCCAGCCTGGTAATTGCTTTTATTTAGCAATTAATTCTGACGATCCTTTAGATGCTAATGTTTTAGAAATTATTTTCCAGGGAGCTGCGGCTACTCCTGCTGGGATTAACCCCAATCAACCACCCCGCAAGTGGGAAGCCTGGGATGGGGAAAATTGGCAATCAGTTTTATTGCAAGAATCAGATGATAAAACTCGCGGTTTCAGTTTTTATGAAATCGCCCAAGAGGGTGAAAACCCTTCTCAAGGTGCAGAAGTACGTCTGCATTTACCTCAAATTTGGCCTGTGGCTAATTTTACCTCTTACCGAGGTCGCTGGTTGCGCTGTAGCTTTGTAAGCACAGAATCGAATGAAACTGGTTACAATCGTCCGCCACGAATTATTGGTTTAGCAGTGCGTTCAATTGGCGGTACTGTTAGGGCTAGCCATAGTACGCTGATTCAAGATGAGCGATTGGGAATTAGTGATGGTACACCCGGTCAAAGTTTCCAGTTACAAACAGCACCAATTTTAGAACGCCGAGAAGATGAGTATATTTTAGTTACTCCGGCTGGTGGTTTGCCGCAAAAGTGGACTGAGGTGAGAGATTTTGCTGATTCTGGGCCGCATAACTTCCATTACACCATCGATTCCATCACTGGTACAATCCAATTCGGCCCTCTGATTCGAGAACCTAGCCAACTTAAACAACAAACTCAGGTAAGAACGCGAATCCAGCAACCATCACTGGATGACACATCTGTACAAGTTCTGGAAAATAATCAGTCGGAACATCAATATGGGGCAATTCCTCCCCGTGGTGCAGAGATTAGGATGGTTAGTTATCGTACAGGCGGCGGTAGAGAAGGCAATGTTCAAACTGGGGCAATTCAGTTTTTGAAGTCTGCATATCCATACATTGCTAGTGTGGTCAATCGCGTACCAGCAATCAATGGGGCGGATGCAGAGTCACTGGAACAGGCTGTGATGAAAGCTCCCCGCATCCTCCGCACGCGCGATCGCGCCGTCACTGCCGAAGATTTTGAAGTTTTAACTCAACAGGCGGGTGCTGGTGCGATCGCTCGCGTCCGGTGTTTGCCAGCAAATTCTCGCAGACAAGCTGGTATAGTTAGTTTACTGGTAGTGCCTTATGCAAACACAGATGCGATCGCCCAAGGCAATGGCATGACACCAGAAGATTTTGCCCTCAGTAATGCCCTGCAAGAGCAAATTTTGAGTTATTTAGATGAAAGACGCTTATTAGGGGTACAAGTAGAGTTACAAGAGCCGAATTACGTAGGTGTTTCGGTACAGACAGAAATTGCTTTAGAGCCAGCATACAATAATCCTTTTGCCAGCGAAGAAATTCGCCGGAATTTAAGGCGATCGCTATATAAATATTTAAATCCCTTAACTGGAGGAATCGACGGCAAAGGTTGGCCATTTGGGCGACCAGTTTATACATCAGATATTGTCGCATTACTGCAACAAACCCCAGGCGTGCGTCATTTAGGCCCCGTCTTGCTATTTCCCATCCGCAAGCAAGGAGAAAATTGGCGGCGACAACCATCACCAGAACAATTGATCGATCCGGGATCGGAAGGTTTGATATGTTCTTGGGCTGATACAAATCTGCGTTCCAATCACGACATCCAGATAATTCGTAATTCGTAA
- a CDS encoding GPW/gp25 family protein: protein MVYGRDRAYLGTGWAYPLHLSVQGGIQLSREDQKVKESIWIILRTGVGERVYRPTFGSRLSELAFAPLNSDTLLRIRLYVLEALEVWEPRITIDEVVTDPDPVRGRVDIIINYRLKDSPDIYSFVYPYYLVSAGEES, encoded by the coding sequence ATGGTTTATGGTCGCGATCGAGCCTATTTGGGAACAGGTTGGGCTTATCCACTGCATTTAAGTGTGCAAGGTGGGATACAACTTAGCCGTGAAGATCAAAAAGTTAAGGAATCTATTTGGATTATCCTCCGCACGGGAGTAGGTGAGCGGGTTTATCGACCTACCTTTGGTTCGCGCTTGTCGGAACTGGCGTTTGCACCTTTGAATAGCGATACCCTACTGCGAATTCGTCTTTATGTCTTGGAAGCTTTAGAAGTTTGGGAACCACGCATTACTATCGATGAAGTTGTCACCGATCCCGATCCAGTGCGTGGCAGAGTGGACATCATCATCAATTATCGGCTCAAAGACAGTCCCGATATTTATAGTTTTGTTTATCCTTATTATTTGGTGTCAGCTGGGGAGGAATCGTGA
- a CDS encoding PRC-barrel domain-containing protein, whose protein sequence is MLKGTDILDKVVVTYDTGKKIVRIIDLIVDRERNQLLGFLVAEKGLFRDAKVIPLQEVQAIGSDAIVVKSKKSVVKAHRVPVIKEILHQNIVLEKKKILTTEGLYLGGLVDLFFDEHSGLVEGYEVSGGVFADAYSGRSFVPASETLKIGDDVAFVPPEIAQLMEEQVGGIRGAVQATGDKLQDSAQTTNRRLQTAAQTVNEQLQSSVEKVNRGLQSASQNAGEQLQAATDATSSKLQDFNRDATASLTNNLVDPAEQKVYVIGKRLERDVLTPDGNVLLLKGQEVTLVNAEAADRLGILDELYRATGGSLTANISRNLQAATASVGNRIGSVTQSSAASLRYSVDSLAANVAIQQARGRRVLRTVRTDDGLIIAASGQIVTESLVDRAQIYGKEAELLNAVGLNLATAVRSTASDRWLENKVQLDDRVSIAQENLNTFWQALKAKAEKLQGRSRQAMKNQRIEQALGRPVTRVILDPEDNVILNVGELITHRAVSQAETSGVLNILLSSVYSKEPQISDKELRASEHGTAALVHHGNGRSQLESKSFL, encoded by the coding sequence ATGCTTAAAGGTACTGATATTCTCGATAAAGTGGTCGTCACCTACGACACAGGTAAGAAAATTGTCCGAATCATCGATTTAATTGTCGATCGGGAACGCAATCAACTTTTGGGTTTTCTAGTTGCAGAGAAGGGACTATTTCGAGACGCAAAAGTGATTCCTTTACAAGAGGTACAAGCCATCGGGTCAGATGCGATCGTAGTTAAGTCGAAAAAATCGGTTGTGAAGGCACATCGTGTTCCTGTAATTAAAGAGATTCTGCACCAAAATATCGTCCTNGAAAAAAAGAAAATTCTAACTACAGAGGGACTTTATCTCGGTGGATTGGTCGATTTGTTCTTTGATGAGCATAGTGGACTGGTGGAAGGATATGAAGTTTCTGGCGGTGTATTTGCCGATGCTTATTCGGGGCGATCGTTTGTTCCTGCTAGCGAAACACTGAAAATTGGTGATGATGTTGCTTTTGTACCTCCAGAAATTGCTCAATTGATGGAAGAACAGGTTGGTGGTATCCGAGGAGCCGTTCAGGCAACTGGAGATAAATTGCAGGACTCGGCCCAGACTACTAACCGCAGACTGCAAACAGCAGCTCAAACTGTGAATGAACAACTACAAAGCTCGGTAGAGAAAGTGAACCGCGGGCTACAGTCAGCAAGCCAGAATGCAGGTGAGCAATTGCAAGCTGCAACTGATGCTACTAGCAGCAAACTACAAGACTTCAATCGAGATGCAACTGCTTCTCTGACTAACAATTTGGTCGATCCTGCCGAACAAAAAGTATATGTGATTGGCAAGCGTCTCGAGCGGGATGTGTTGACTCCAGATGGGAATGTACTGCTACTAAAGGGTCAAGAAGTTACCCTAGTAAATGCAGAAGCAGCCGATCGCCTGGGCATCCTTGATGAACTCTATCGAGCCACGGGTGGCAGTCTGACTGCCAACATCAGCCGCAATTTACAAGCAGCAACAGCATCTGTTGGCAATCGAATTGGCAGCGTAACTCAGAGCAGCGCCGCTAGTCTGCGTTACTCAGTTGATTCCTTGGCAGCAAATGTAGCGATCCAGCAGGCAAGAGGGCGTAGAGTCCTGCGAACAGTGCGTACTGACGATGGCTTAATTATTGCGGCATCTGGGCAGATTGTGACAGAATCCCTTGTCGATCGCGCTCAGATTTACGGTAAAGAAGCAGAATTGCTCAACGCTGTCGGTCTGAATCTGGCAACCGCAGTCCGTTCTACTGCAAGTGACAGATGGTTAGAAAACAAAGTTCAACTGGACGATCGAGTAAGCATCGCTCAAGAGAATCTCAACACTTTCTGGCAAGCCTTGAAAGCGAAGGCAGAAAAGTTACAAGGACGCAGCAGACAGGCAATGAAAAATCAACGGATTGAACAAGCATTGGGTCGTCCAGTTACCCGTGTCATTCTTGACCCAGAAGACAACGTGATATTGAATGTAGGTGAATTGATTACACATCGCGCCGTCAGCCAAGCTGAAACAAGTGGAGTTCTGAATATCTTACTAAGTTCAGTCTATAGCAAGGAGCCACAAATCTCTGACAAAGAGTTACGTGCTTCAGAACATGGAACAGCAGCCTTAGTGCATCATGGTAATGGGCGATCGCAACTTGAATCCAAATCGTTCTTGTGA
- a CDS encoding PAAR domain-containing protein, translated as MGRPAARITDNVAHPLPPVLTGGPGSPNVLIGSLPAWRGVLAAAVPGLQSAKTSSDIAIKTAEAATLAAAGTPGAPAALAAEQTTKTTAAATMGSAIAAAAAGADIHNCATPLPVPPHGPGVVIDGSQTVLINNLPASRMGDTVLEALGPPNKIIKGNPTVLIGG; from the coding sequence ATGGGTAGACCAGCAGCAAGAATTACCGACAATGTGGCGCACCCCTTACCCCCAGTTTTAACAGGAGGGCCGGGTAGTCCGAATGTGTTGATTGGGTCTTTACCTGCGTGGCGGGGTGTGCTTGCAGCAGCAGTACCAGGTTTGCAGTCTGCTAAAACATCTTCTGATATAGCTATCAAAACGGCTGAGGCTGCTACCCTAGCGGCGGCTGGTACGCCAGGCGCGCCTGCTGCTTTAGCTGCTGAACAAACTACAAAGACAACGGCAGCTGCTACTATGGGTAGTGCGATCGCAGCAGCAGCAGCCGGTGCTGATATTCATAATTGCGCGACACCATTGCCTGTCCCTCCTCACGGCCCTGGGGTTGTGATTGACGGTAGTCAGACTGTGTTAATTAACAATCTACCTGCATCTCGGATGGGGGACACTGTTTTAGAAGCATTAGGGCCACCGAATAAAATTATCAAAGGTAATCCTACTGTTTTGATTGGCGGCTAA
- the prmA gene encoding 50S ribosomal protein L11 methyltransferase: MANTWWELNILCEPDLEESIFWRLEDFGCRGTASENKGNSSLVRAYLPTIQTQLLDLAALSLWLRQDAICVGIPSPSLQWQLIDEEDWATSWKQYWHPQEIGDRFLINPAWLPLPETTERLVIRLDPGVAFGTGNHATTQLCLESLEMRLSGVSQSFVGNSGKHEHLVIADIGCGSGILSIGALLLGAEKVYAVDTDPLAVQSTISNGTLNNISSERLLPAQGSVDVLKKLIESPVDGIVCNILAHVIIELVPEMSAIAKPETWAIFSGILLEQSKAVADALEENGWVVATLWKRKEWCCLNVRRS, from the coding sequence ATGGCAAACACCTGGTGGGAACTGAATATTTTATGTGAGCCAGACCTAGAAGAATCGATCTTCTGGCGACTGGAAGATTTTGGTTGTCGTGGTACAGCTAGTGAAAATAAAGGAAATTCATCTTTAGTAAGGGCTTATCTGCCGACAATTCAAACGCAGCTACTAGATTTGGCAGCGCTGTCGCTGTGGCTGCGTCAAGATGCTATCTGTGTAGGAATTCCATCTCCTTCTTTGCAATGGCAGTTAATTGACGAGGAAGATTGGGCAACTAGCTGGAAACAATATTGGCATCCGCAGGAAATAGGCGATCGCTTTTTAATTAACCCTGCTTGGCTACCATTACCAGAAACAACGGAACGATTAGTAATTCGCCTCGATCCTGGTGTAGCATTTGGTACAGGCAACCATGCCACCACTCAGCTATGTTTGGAATCGCTGGAAATGCGGCTAAGTGGAGTTTCGCAGTCGTTTGTGGGTAATAGTGGCAAACATGAACATCTGGTAATTGCGGATATTGGCTGTGGTTCTGGTATCCTTTCCATTGGGGCGCTGCTATTGGGTGCTGAGAAAGTCTATGCAGTGGATACTGACCCTTTGGCGGTGCAATCAACTATCAGTAATGGTACGCTGAATAATATTAGCTCAGAACGTTTACTACCTGCACAGGGAAGTGTAGACGTTTTGAAAAAACTAATTGAAAGCCCAGTGGATGGTATTGTCTGCAATATTTTGGCTCATGTAATTATTGAATTGGTTCCAGAAATGAGTGCGATCGCTAAACCTGAAACTTGGGCGATCTTCAGTGGTATTTTACTAGAACAATCTAAAGCTGTTGCTGACGCTTTAGAAGAAAATGGTTGGGTTGTCGCTACCCTGTGGAAACGCAAAGAATGGTGTTGCTTAAATGTACGGCGTTCTTAA
- a CDS encoding GNAT family N-acetyltransferase — protein sequence MIEIFEADLSMPAHADAMVQLMDEYALDPMGGGKGLSDYVKANLSAELAKRKAAHVILAFVDAEPAGLVVCLEGFSTFACKPLLNIHDVIVALPYRGRGLSKLLLQKAEEIAFDLGCCKLTLEVLEGNHVAQSAYKACGFSGYELNPQMGKALFWEKKLG from the coding sequence ATGATTGAAATTTTTGAAGCAGACCTGAGTATGCCTGCTCATGCGGACGCTATGGTTCAATTAATGGATGAGTATGCGCTCGACCCGATGGGTGGTGGTAAAGGTTTGTCGGACTACGTTAAAGCAAATCTCTCAGCAGAGCTTGCAAAAAGAAAAGCGGCTCATGTAATTCTTGCGTTTGTCGATGCCGAACCCGCAGGGCTTGTTGTCTGCTTAGAAGGATTCTCTACGTTCGCGTGTAAGCCATTACTTAATATTCACGATGTCATCGTTGCTTTACCCTACCGTGGTAGAGGCTTGTCCAAACTGCTGCTACAGAAAGCGGAGGAGATCGCGTTTGATTTGGGTTGCTGCAAACTCACGCTAGAGGTACTGGAAGGAAATCATGTTGCCCAGTCAGCATACAAGGCGTGCGGATTCAGTGGTTATGAGCTAAATCCCCAGATGGGCAAGGCATTATTTTGGGAGAAGAAACTAGGATAG
- the serA gene encoding phosphoglycerate dehydrogenase: MSKVLVSDSIDQAGIDILSQVATVDVKLGLKPAELIAIIGEYDALMIRSGTRVTQEIIDAGTQLKIIGRAGVGVDNVDVPAATRRGIVVVNSPEGNTIAAAEHALAMILALSRHIPDANASVKRGAWDRNSFVGAEVYKKTLGVVGLGKIGSHVAAVAKTMGMKLLAYDPFISTERAEQIGCQLVELDLLFQQADYITLHIPKTPETTHLINATTLAKMKPTARIINCARGGIIDEVALAAALKAGKIGGAALDVFESEPLGESELRSLGKEVILTPHLGASTTEAQVNVAIDVAEQIRDVLLGLPARSAVNIPGLGPDVLEELKPYMQLAETLGNLVGQLAGGRVEVLNIRLQGELATNKSQPLIVAALKGLLYQALRERVNYVNASIEAKERGIRVIETRDASIRDYASTLHLEATGTLGTHSVTGALLGEREIHLTDVDGFPINVPPSKYMLFTLHRDMPGIIGKLGSLLGSFNVNIASMQVGRKIVRGDAVMALSIDDPLPEGILDEIIKVPGIRDAYTVTL; this comes from the coding sequence ATGTCTAAGGTTCTTGTCTCTGATTCGATTGACCAAGCTGGAATTGACATTCTTTCGCAAGTTGCAACCGTTGATGTCAAACTAGGTCTAAAACCAGCGGAACTGATCGCAATTATTGGTGAGTATGACGCGCTGATGATTCGCTCTGGTACGCGTGTTACTCAAGAAATCATTGATGCCGGCACCCAGCTAAAAATCATCGGTCGTGCGGGTGTGGGTGTGGATAATGTGGATGTTCCCGCTGCCACACGCCGGGGAATCGTGGTAGTCAATTCTCCAGAGGGAAATACAATTGCCGCTGCCGAACACGCGCTAGCAATGATTTTGGCTTTGTCTCGCCACATCCCCGATGCTAACGCCTCGGTGAAACGCGGTGCGTGGGATCGCAATAGTTTTGTTGGCGCGGAAGTCTACAAAAAAACTCTCGGTGTTGTCGGTTTGGGTAAAATCGGCTCCCATGTTGCTGCTGTAGCTAAGACAATGGGGATGAAACTCCTAGCTTATGACCCATTTATTTCTACCGAACGAGCCGAACAAATTGGCTGTCAGTTAGTGGAGCTAGATTTACTCTTCCAACAAGCAGACTATATCACCCTCCACATCCCGAAAACCCCAGAAACTACCCACTTAATCAATGCCACAACCTTGGCAAAGATGAAACCCACAGCCCGGATTATCAACTGCGCTCGTGGTGGGATCATTGATGAAGTAGCTTTAGCAGCAGCTCTGAAAGCGGGTAAAATCGGCGGTGCAGCTTTGGATGTGTTCGAGTCAGAACCACTGGGTGAATCGGAATTGCGATCGCTAGGTAAAGAAGTTATCCTCACTCCCCACTTGGGAGCCTCTACTACAGAAGCTCAAGTGAATGTGGCCATTGATGTTGCCGAACAAATTCGCGATGTCCTTTTAGGACTACCAGCACGTTCAGCCGTCAACATTCCCGGACTCGGCCCCGATGTGTTGGAAGAACTCAAACCCTACATGCAACTAGCAGAAACTCTCGGTAATCTGGTAGGACAGCTAGCTGGCGGACGGGTAGAAGTACTCAATATTCGACTGCAAGGGGAACTCGCGACCAACAAAAGTCAACCTTTAATCGTCGCTGCCCTCAAAGGACTACTTTACCAAGCTTTGCGGGAACGAGTAAATTACGTAAATGCCAGCATAGAAGCCAAAGAACGCGGAATTCGGGTAATTGAAACCCGCGATGCTTCCATTCGAGACTATGCTAGCACACTGCATCTAGAAGCCACGGGTACTTTAGGTACTCATTCTGTAACAGGTGCTTTATTGGGTGAGCGGGAAATCCACCTCACCGACGTTGACGGTTTCCCGATTAACGTCCCACCCAGCAAATATATGTTGTTTACCCTGCACCGCGATATGCCGGGGATTATCGGCAAACTTGGTTCCCTACTCGGCAGTTTTAATGTGAATATTGCCAGTATGCAAGTAGGTCGTAAAATCGTCCGTGGTGATGCCGTCATGGCTCTGAGTATAGATGACCCTTTACCAGAGGGCATTTTGGATGAGATTATAAAAGTCCCTGGTATCCGAGACGCATATACAGTAACACTTTAG
- a CDS encoding phage tail protein yields MVQSRSSPGVSIQLTPMQIPEALPVAGLAFANAENIDIAGRSLLLHPGHPSEMIVQVQNLEQRPLRVSLSVEGNFPSQWCQIGTEGSEIQPRGQMDAVLHFSIPDTFFEDQEAISPGKKDKLTLNFRSLITLHIDPGTDNEQIERSEYFDLYIRPYTAYMEFLPILYREVDFIGRFMKIFEQAFQPIVDSYNVMWANLDPLTAPQALLPFMAHWVAWQVDSVWDLQQQRRLIRRAVELYRWRGTRKGLRLYLHLYTGLPLDEHLPNEADKHISITEPFGPSFIIGDAQLGNAVLAGGQPYHFIVRLRSNISSGIINEELIQRIIEQEKPAFCTYELSIETPSSQ; encoded by the coding sequence ATGGTTCAAAGTCGCTCTAGTCCAGGTGTAAGCATTCAATTAACGCCAATGCAAATTCCCGAAGCTTTACCTGTGGCAGGTTTAGCATTTGCAAATGCCGAAAATATTGATATAGCTGGACGTAGTTTGCTTTTGCATCCTGGACATCCCAGCGAGATGATTGTGCAGGTGCAAAACTTAGAACAACGTCCTTTGCGGGTAAGCTTAAGCGTTGAGGGAAACTTCCCATCCCAATGGTGTCAGATTGGCACAGAAGGTAGTGAGATACAGCCTCGCGGACAAATGGATGCTGTTCTCCACTTCTCAATTCCCGACACATTTTTTGAAGACCAAGAAGCAATTTCCCCTGGAAAAAAAGACAAACTAACACTCAATTTTCGCAGCCTAATTACTCTACACATAGACCCAGGCACGGACAACGAACAAATCGAGAGAAGCGAGTATTTCGATTTATACATCCGTCCCTACACTGCCTACATGGAATTCTTGCCAATTTTGTATCGGGAGGTGGACTTTATTGGTCGCTTCATGAAAATATTTGAGCAAGCTTTTCAACCAATAGTTGATAGTTACAACGTCATGTGGGCAAACCTCGATCCCTTGACAGCACCGCAAGCATTACTACCCTTTATGGCTCATTGGGTTGCTTGGCAGGTAGATTCCGTTTGGGATCTCCAGCAACAACGGCGTTTAATTCGCCGAGCCGTAGAACTTTATCGCTGGCGAGGAACTCGTAAAGGATTGCGTCTCTACTTGCATCTTTATACTGGTTTACCGTTAGACGAACATTTACCGAATGAAGCTGATAAACATATTAGTATTACAGAACCTTTTGGCCCAAGTTTCATTATCGGAGATGCACAATTAGGAAATGCAGTTTTAGCAGGCGGACAACCATATCATTTTATAGTGCGTTTGCGTTCAAATATTTCTAGTGGCATCATCAACGAAGAACTTATTCAAAGAATCATAGAACAAGAAAAACCTGCTTTTTGCACATACGAATTATCTATCGAAACTCCTTCTAGCCAATAA
- a CDS encoding DUF4159 domain-containing protein — MSHPFPPPPIKSFERLQAADGLLINAERWRTAHEYHRNRQNAQYQSLNQPGIVCGLGVRDVTAPSQVEARYRDGRWVQIQPGIAIDLAGNLIVVPTSYDFPIDLEVVSSEPLMIYLVVSYVDPDELRRGQQRDIVQETYRIDQINSTPASSEIEICRILLQPGHTDITQPADAFFPGYNNIDLRYRRQAQMRPQALVCMAQATHSDPECARNFFSLSYLLQAVEPLYPSLRGADEPGQVSLAENIQDYDILYLTGGQAISLNSLEFESLRNYLNLGGVLLVDAPTNANPLIESTQALAQQLESPLRPLEELQRSHPLRTKPFLFAALPMVNQQQIKLLIGGGIILVIGDLATAWGLDRDLSLPRLTIRTAQELGINILHYAWKRRQLIGLQQEDNSGQW; from the coding sequence ATGTCCCATCCTTTCCCACCTCCACCAATTAAATCCTTTGAACGCCTGCAAGCAGCAGACGGCTTACTAATTAATGCGGAACGCTGGCGCACAGCCCATGAATATCACCGTAATCGGCAAAATGCTCAATATCAAAGTTTAAATCAACCAGGAATTGTCTGCGGTTTAGGCGTGCGAGATGTAACTGCCCCAAGCCAAGTTGAAGCTAGATATCGAGATGGACGTTGGGTACAAATTCAACCTGGGATTGCAATTGATTTAGCAGGTAATCTAATTGTTGTACCGACTTCTTATGATTTTCCCATCGATTTAGAAGTAGTAAGTTCTGAACCGCTCATGATTTACTTAGTAGTTAGCTATGTAGATCCCGATGAATTGCGGCGCGGACAGCAAAGAGATATTGTTCAAGAGACTTATCGAATTGACCAAATAAACTCTACACCAGCCAGTTCAGAAATAGAAATATGTCGAATACTCCTACAACCAGGACATACTGACATTACCCAACCTGCGGATGCTTTTTTCCCTGGATATAATAATATTGATTTGCGTTATCGTCGTCAGGCACAAATGCGTCCTCAAGCACTTGTATGTATGGCGCAAGCGACTCATAGCGATCCTGAATGTGCGCGTAATTTTTTCAGCCTTTCATATTTATTACAAGCAGTAGAACCCCTCTATCCAAGTTTGCGAGGGGCTGATGAACCAGGTCAGGTTTCTTTAGCAGAAAATATCCAAGACTATGACATCCTTTATCTCACAGGTGGACAAGCAATATCTTTAAATAGTCTCGAATTTGAATCTCTCAGAAATTATTTGAATTTAGGTGGTGTGCTTTTAGTTGATGCGCCAACAAATGCTAATCCTTTGATTGAAAGTACTCAAGCTTTGGCACAACAGCTAGAGAGTCCTTTAAGACCTTTAGAAGAATTGCAACGGAGTCATCCTTTAAGGACAAAACCTTTCTTATTTGCTGCTTTACCAATGGTTAATCAACAGCAAATTAAACTGTTAATTGGTGGAGGAATTATTTTAGTAATTGGAGATTTGGCAACTGCTTGGGGATTGGATAGAGATTTAAGTTTACCCAGATTGACCATTCGGACAGCCCAGGAATTAGGGATTAATATTCTTCATTATGCTTGGAAGCGGCGACAGTTAATTGGTTTGCAACAGGAAGATAATTCCGGGCAGTGGTGA
- a CDS encoding PEP-CTERM sorting domain-containing protein, with the protein MKNLALLSATAIAATSGLVFGTMQAASALNWNWNYSNTSTDITASGTFTTNDSPDDLGFYQILGITGTRNGETITSLQPAGTPIPGNEPFNVDNLISLNTQQLTGDGFGYSTSLGNYSSPFFASFLPTPGYLEIFSAPPFIPGYENFGLEDSELPISFFATIVTVPEHTSIVSLLALSTLGALSALKRNKSSKFTENTEKII; encoded by the coding sequence ATGAAAAATCTAGCTTTACTATCTGCGACAGCTATTGCTGCTACATCTGGATTAGTTTTTGGGACAATGCAAGCCGCCTCTGCTCTAAATTGGAACTGGAATTATTCTAATACTAGTACTGACATCACGGCCAGCGGTACTTTCACCACTAATGACAGTCCTGACGATTTAGGTTTTTACCAGATTCTGGGAATTACTGGTACACGAAATGGTGAAACAATTACTAGTCTGCAACCTGCCGGAACTCCGATACCAGGAAACGAACCTTTTAATGTTGACAATCTAATTAGTCTTAATACTCAACAGTTAACGGGTGACGGTTTTGGCTATTCCACTTCTCTTGGAAATTATTCTAGTCCATTTTTCGCTAGTTTTTTGCCGACACCAGGTTATTTAGAGATTTTTTCCGCACCGCCATTTATACCAGGTTATGAAAATTTCGGACTAGAAGATAGTGAGTTACCCATTAGTTTTTTTGCAACTATAGTTACCGTCCCCGAACACACCTCTATTGTTAGCTTACTTGCCTTAAGTACTCTGGGCGCACTTTCAGCACTCAAACGTAATAAGTCATCTAAATTCACTGAAAATACAGAAAAAATAATCTAG